In the genome of Vicinamibacterales bacterium, one region contains:
- a CDS encoding SGNH/GDSL hydrolase family protein, whose product MTRTMMALAAVAVMGVQAPAPQAPQIDPTCPEMATALQALLRNDARLRDWAQLNRYRDANRTLPPPAGGEPRVVFMGDSITDAWPQPRFASTFFPGKSYVGRGISGQTTPQMLIRFRPDVIDLKPKAVVILAGTNDIAGNTGTMTDEDIQRNLMSMAELAKANNIKVVLSSILPTSAYHTPERGVPQTTSRPMSRIRALNDWMKQYAAANGHVYLDYFTAMLDASGVMKTELTADDLHPNAAGYAVMMPLAQAAIDRALR is encoded by the coding sequence ATGACTCGAACGATGATGGCGCTCGCGGCGGTGGCCGTGATGGGCGTCCAGGCTCCGGCGCCGCAGGCGCCGCAGATCGATCCCACCTGCCCGGAGATGGCCACGGCGCTCCAGGCGCTGCTGCGCAACGACGCCAGGCTCCGCGATTGGGCTCAACTGAACCGCTACCGGGACGCGAACCGCACCTTGCCGCCGCCTGCCGGCGGCGAGCCGCGCGTCGTCTTCATGGGGGACTCGATCACCGACGCCTGGCCGCAGCCGCGCTTCGCGTCGACGTTCTTTCCCGGCAAGTCCTACGTCGGGCGCGGCATCAGCGGGCAGACCACCCCGCAGATGCTCATCCGCTTCCGTCCCGACGTGATCGATCTCAAGCCGAAGGCGGTCGTCATCCTCGCCGGCACGAATGACATCGCCGGCAACACCGGCACGATGACCGACGAAGACATCCAGCGCAACCTGATGTCGATGGCGGAGCTGGCCAAGGCCAACAACATCAAGGTCGTGCTGTCCAGCATCCTTCCGACCAGCGCGTATCACACCCCCGAGCGGGGCGTGCCGCAGACCACGTCGCGGCCGATGTCGCGCATCCGGGCGCTGAACGACTGGATGAAGCAGTACGCCGCCGCGAACGGCCACGTCTACCTCGATTACTTCACCGCCATGCTCGACGCCAGCGGCGTCATGAAGACGGAGCTGACCGCGGACGATCTGCACCCCAACGCCGCCGGCTACGCGGTCATGATGCCGCTGGCGCAGGCGGCGATCGATCGCGCCCTGCGCTGA